The proteins below are encoded in one region of Aquisphaera giovannonii:
- the wecB gene encoding non-hydrolyzing UDP-N-acetylglucosamine 2-epimerase — MERPAVMTVFGTRPELIKLAPVVRALEGLSPSLRAVTVSTGQHRELLAPFLDTFRVRVDHALHVMTPGQTPNQVCSRILAALDPVLDAERPAMVLVQGDTTSALAGALAAFHRGVRVGHVEAGLRSGDRANPFPEEMNRRLISRLADFHFAATERNRASLLAEGVPPEAIVVTGNPIVDALGAILGAGAGSPSPSLKPILDATRGLKRIVLTTHRRESFGGALAANLRVLRDFLARREEFGLIFPVHPNPEVRRQAAEILAGRPRVHLVEPLDYPAFLGLLAAATLIVSDSGGVQEEAPSLGKPVIVLRTNTERPESVAAGFARLAGGDPAELARLLDEACTPGSWATTLRAGANPYGAGDAGPRIARAVAEILGVPVSELAQDGGE, encoded by the coding sequence ATGGAACGCCCGGCGGTCATGACGGTCTTCGGCACCCGGCCCGAGCTGATCAAGCTCGCGCCGGTGGTCCGCGCGCTGGAGGGCCTCTCCCCGTCGCTCCGCGCGGTGACCGTCAGCACGGGCCAGCACCGCGAGCTGCTCGCCCCGTTCCTGGATACCTTCCGGGTCCGGGTGGACCACGCGCTTCACGTCATGACGCCCGGGCAGACGCCCAACCAGGTCTGCTCCCGGATCCTCGCGGCGCTCGACCCGGTGCTCGACGCGGAGCGGCCGGCGATGGTGCTGGTGCAGGGGGACACGACCTCCGCGCTGGCCGGGGCGCTGGCGGCCTTCCACCGCGGCGTCCGGGTCGGCCACGTGGAGGCGGGCCTCCGCTCCGGCGACCGCGCCAACCCGTTCCCGGAGGAGATGAACCGCCGGCTCATCTCGCGCCTCGCCGACTTCCACTTCGCCGCGACGGAGCGGAACCGCGCGAGCCTGCTGGCCGAGGGCGTCCCGCCGGAGGCCATCGTCGTGACGGGCAACCCGATCGTCGATGCGCTCGGGGCGATCCTCGGGGCAGGGGCCGGATCGCCGTCGCCCTCGCTGAAGCCCATCCTCGACGCGACGCGGGGCCTGAAGCGGATCGTCCTGACGACGCACCGCCGCGAGAGCTTCGGCGGGGCGCTCGCGGCGAACCTCCGGGTGCTCCGCGACTTCCTCGCCCGCCGCGAGGAGTTCGGCCTGATCTTCCCGGTGCATCCCAATCCGGAGGTCCGCCGGCAGGCGGCGGAGATCCTGGCGGGGCGGCCGCGGGTCCACCTGGTCGAGCCGCTCGACTACCCGGCGTTCCTCGGCCTCCTCGCGGCCGCGACGCTGATCGTCTCCGACTCCGGCGGGGTCCAGGAGGAGGCCCCGAGCCTGGGCAAGCCGGTCATCGTCCTCCGCACCAACACCGAGCGCCCGGAGTCCGTAGCCGCCGGCTTCGCGCGGCTCGCCGGCGGCGACCCCGCCGAGCTCGCCCGCCTGCTGGACGAGGCCTGCACGCCCGGCTCCTGGGCGACCACCCTCCGCGCCGGGGCCAACCCCTACGGCGCCGGCGACGCCGGCCCGCGCATCGCCCGGGCCGTGGCGGAGATCCTGGGCGTGCCCGTGAGCGAACTCGCGCAGGATGGGGGGGAGTGA
- a CDS encoding Gfo/Idh/MocA family protein encodes MQPKPSNLSRRGFMDRSLAALTVGAGLPLWYARDLFAAEREREAEDAQARRRGPNDKLVMAAIGVGGQGTGIMKWAKSKPNVEFVAVCDVDAGHRAKAAHTIGKDCRQYGDFRELFAKEKLDAVTVGTVDHWHALVAIEAMKHGCDVYCEKPMSLTIEEGKAMVKAARKYDRVFQTGSQQRSDARYRLACELVRNGRIGKVHTVEARIGDNPRGGPFKESSPPEGLDWNFWKGPTADVPYVKEKCHYEFRWWYEYSGGKMTDWGAHHNDIAQWGLGMDGSGPVFVTATGEQPSKEPNTYNCHPHFAVSYLYGNGARLVTTSDGENGNRFIGDKGWIFVNRERIEASDPKLLEEPLPKDANRLYVSNDHMGNFMDCIASRKRCICDVEVGYRSVSVCHIGVIALRTGLPLNWDPVAQHFVGPHAEKGNAMLSREMRSPWRLEV; translated from the coding sequence ATGCAGCCCAAGCCCTCCAACCTGTCCCGCCGCGGATTCATGGACCGGTCGCTCGCCGCCTTGACGGTCGGCGCCGGCCTCCCCCTCTGGTACGCCCGCGACCTCTTCGCGGCCGAGCGCGAGCGCGAGGCCGAGGACGCGCAGGCTCGCCGCCGCGGGCCGAATGACAAGCTCGTGATGGCGGCCATCGGCGTCGGCGGCCAGGGCACGGGCATCATGAAGTGGGCCAAGAGCAAGCCGAACGTCGAGTTCGTCGCCGTCTGCGACGTGGACGCCGGCCACCGCGCCAAGGCCGCCCACACCATCGGCAAGGACTGCCGCCAGTACGGCGACTTCCGCGAGCTCTTCGCCAAGGAGAAGCTCGACGCCGTCACCGTCGGCACGGTGGACCACTGGCACGCGCTGGTGGCCATCGAGGCCATGAAGCACGGCTGCGACGTCTACTGCGAGAAGCCGATGTCGCTGACGATCGAGGAGGGCAAGGCCATGGTCAAGGCCGCCCGCAAGTACGACCGCGTCTTCCAGACCGGCAGCCAGCAGCGCTCCGACGCCCGCTATCGCCTCGCCTGCGAGCTCGTCCGGAACGGCCGCATCGGCAAGGTCCACACCGTCGAGGCCCGCATCGGCGACAACCCCCGCGGCGGCCCGTTCAAGGAGTCGTCCCCGCCGGAGGGCCTGGACTGGAACTTCTGGAAGGGGCCCACCGCGGACGTCCCCTACGTCAAGGAGAAGTGCCATTATGAGTTCCGCTGGTGGTACGAGTACTCCGGCGGCAAGATGACCGACTGGGGCGCCCACCACAACGACATCGCCCAGTGGGGCCTCGGCATGGACGGCTCCGGCCCGGTCTTCGTCACGGCCACCGGCGAGCAGCCCTCGAAGGAGCCGAACACCTACAACTGCCACCCGCACTTCGCCGTCAGCTACCTGTACGGCAACGGGGCGAGGCTGGTCACCACCAGCGACGGCGAGAACGGCAACCGGTTCATCGGCGACAAGGGCTGGATCTTCGTCAACCGCGAGCGGATCGAGGCCTCCGACCCCAAGCTCCTGGAGGAGCCCCTGCCGAAGGACGCGAACCGGCTGTACGTCTCGAACGACCACATGGGGAACTTCATGGACTGCATCGCCAGCCGCAAGCGGTGCATCTGCGACGTCGAGGTCGGCTATCGATCCGTGTCGGTCTGCCACATCGGCGTGATCGCCCTGCGGACCGGCCTGCCGCTCAACTGGGACCCCGTCGCCCAGCACTTCGTCGGCCCCCACGCCGAGAAGGGCAACGCCATGCTCTCCCGCGAGATGCGGTCGCCCTGGCGCCTCGAGGTCTGA
- a CDS encoding carbohydrate-binding family 9-like protein yields the protein MMRRIAFILPAVLVATGAARAQAPAVPRGYVAHKTPAPIVIDGKLDDPAWQGAPWTEPFEDIEGDVRPKPRFATRAKMLWDDQYLYVAAKLDEPHVWGTLTKHDSVIFQDNDFEIFLDPDGDNHEYYELEINALNTEWDLYLPKPYRNGGPAVDAWEVPGLKTGVHVEGTINDPRDEDKGWTVEFALPWKVLGEHAHRPAPPKDGDQWRINFSRVEWKHELDGGKYRKVPGTKEDNWVWSPQGVVDMHRPEYWGIVQFSDVAPGAGTVALRSDPSLPVRSRLMQVYHAQKAYRDKNGRWADRAEALTLPEPPAGLPRHELKLEARPGGYQATLRPLDEGEAKAIGVWSVGEDSRLRRE from the coding sequence ATGATGCGTCGCATCGCATTCATCCTGCCCGCGGTCCTCGTCGCGACCGGGGCCGCCCGCGCCCAGGCCCCGGCGGTGCCGCGGGGCTATGTCGCCCATAAGACGCCCGCGCCGATCGTCATCGACGGCAAGCTCGACGACCCGGCCTGGCAGGGCGCCCCGTGGACCGAGCCGTTCGAGGACATCGAGGGGGACGTCCGCCCGAAGCCTCGGTTCGCGACCCGCGCGAAGATGCTCTGGGACGACCAGTACCTCTACGTCGCCGCGAAGCTCGACGAGCCCCACGTCTGGGGGACCCTGACCAAGCACGACTCGGTCATCTTCCAGGACAACGACTTCGAGATCTTCCTCGACCCCGACGGCGACAACCACGAGTACTACGAGCTCGAGATCAACGCCCTGAACACGGAGTGGGACCTGTACCTGCCGAAGCCCTACCGCAACGGCGGCCCCGCCGTGGACGCCTGGGAGGTGCCCGGCCTGAAGACGGGCGTCCACGTCGAGGGCACGATCAACGACCCCCGCGACGAGGATAAAGGCTGGACGGTCGAGTTCGCCCTCCCCTGGAAGGTGCTGGGCGAGCACGCCCACAGGCCGGCGCCCCCGAAGGACGGCGACCAGTGGCGGATCAACTTCTCCCGGGTCGAGTGGAAGCACGAGCTCGACGGCGGCAAGTACCGCAAGGTCCCCGGCACGAAGGAAGACAACTGGGTCTGGTCGCCCCAGGGCGTCGTGGACATGCACCGGCCCGAGTACTGGGGCATCGTCCAGTTTTCCGACGTCGCCCCGGGGGCGGGCACCGTCGCCCTGCGATCGGATCCGTCGCTGCCCGTCCGCTCGCGCCTGATGCAGGTCTATCACGCCCAGAAGGCCTACCGCGACAAGAACGGCCGCTGGGCCGATCGGGCGGAGGCGCTGACGCTTCCCGAGCCCCCCGCGGGGCTGCCCCGCCACGAGCTGAAGCTGGAGGCGAGGCCCGGCGGCTACCAAGCGACGCTCAGGCCGCTCGACGAAGGCGAGGCGAAGGCCATCGGCGTGTGGAGCGTGGGCGAGGACTCGCGGCTACGGCGGGAGTAG
- a CDS encoding M61 family metallopeptidase, whose amino-acid sequence MNVRQSTGASKVRAAAILALIALAAPGLSAAAAGPTLRVEVDARELPRRLIHTTVRLARGPGPFDFWYPRWIPGTHGPSGPLDTIGGLRVHARDGSPIPWRRDEVDLYRHRCEVPAGAGEVEIRLDTICNVAAEEASGHLSFGNAMVGIINWPTCLVYPDGPAAADIKVELSLRLPPKWKYATALRGGTEKDGLITFDPVSLEVLGDSPLIAGELLKTYDLSTGAYPRARFHVASESPTAVALPPDVLDLYGRMVREAGALFKNCHYDRFDFLVTCSDDLGNLGLEHLASSINGVGERDLIDARRRKGWIANLIPHEYVHSWCGKYRRPLGQCTPDFHTPMRTSLLWVYEGLTQYLGDVIMVRSGLATAKEYRETLTDRIGSLMLQAGRKWRPLEDTAIASSILRGGSPNWTDLRRSQDYYYEGALIWMEADAIIRAKTEGRRSLDDFARAFLGRKGAPGQQADPYERAEVVSLLKQAADHDWDAFLAGRVEKPLDALPLELVTRLGYRLQYSPTPHATEDGGRSRGRHGASAEHSLGLSFTPDGRVSNIVPGMPGDRAGLAPGMKMIGVNDRVFSPQRLEDALADSVALRKIDLLILEGDRFRTLSIAYDGGPKYLELVRDEGKPDVLEQIMRPIAR is encoded by the coding sequence ATGAACGTCCGGCAATCGACCGGTGCATCGAAGGTCCGCGCGGCCGCAATCCTGGCCCTGATCGCCCTCGCCGCCCCCGGCCTCTCGGCCGCGGCCGCCGGGCCCACCCTGCGGGTGGAGGTGGACGCCCGCGAGCTGCCGCGACGGCTGATCCACACGACGGTGCGGCTGGCCAGGGGGCCCGGCCCGTTCGACTTCTGGTACCCCAGGTGGATCCCCGGCACGCACGGGCCGAGCGGCCCGCTGGACACGATCGGCGGCCTCCGCGTGCACGCCCGCGACGGCTCGCCCATCCCCTGGCGGCGGGACGAGGTGGACCTCTACCGGCATCGCTGCGAGGTCCCGGCCGGGGCCGGCGAGGTCGAGATCCGGCTGGACACCATCTGCAACGTCGCGGCGGAGGAGGCGAGCGGCCACCTGAGCTTCGGCAACGCCATGGTCGGCATCATCAACTGGCCCACCTGCCTCGTCTACCCCGACGGGCCGGCCGCGGCCGACATCAAGGTCGAGCTCTCGCTGCGGCTCCCGCCGAAATGGAAATACGCCACGGCGCTGCGGGGGGGCACCGAGAAGGACGGGCTGATCACCTTCGACCCCGTCTCGCTGGAGGTGCTGGGCGACTCCCCGCTGATCGCCGGCGAGCTGCTGAAGACCTACGACCTGTCGACCGGGGCCTATCCCCGGGCGCGGTTCCACGTCGCCTCCGAGTCCCCGACGGCCGTCGCCCTGCCGCCCGACGTGCTGGACCTGTACGGCCGGATGGTCCGCGAGGCCGGGGCCCTGTTCAAGAACTGCCACTACGACCGGTTCGACTTCCTGGTCACGTGCAGCGACGACCTGGGCAACCTCGGCCTGGAGCACCTGGCCTCCAGCATCAACGGCGTCGGCGAGCGCGACCTGATCGACGCGCGCCGCCGCAAGGGGTGGATCGCGAACCTGATCCCGCACGAGTACGTGCACTCGTGGTGCGGCAAGTACCGCCGCCCGCTCGGGCAGTGTACGCCGGACTTCCACACGCCGATGCGGACCTCCCTGCTCTGGGTCTACGAGGGCCTCACGCAGTACCTCGGCGACGTGATCATGGTGCGGTCCGGCCTGGCGACCGCCAAGGAGTACCGCGAGACGCTGACCGACCGGATCGGCAGCCTGATGCTCCAGGCCGGTCGGAAGTGGCGGCCGCTGGAGGACACGGCGATCGCCTCGTCGATCCTGCGGGGCGGCAGCCCGAACTGGACCGACCTGCGGCGGAGCCAGGACTACTACTACGAGGGCGCCCTCATCTGGATGGAGGCCGACGCCATCATCCGGGCGAAGACCGAGGGGCGGCGGAGCCTGGACGACTTCGCGCGGGCGTTCCTGGGCAGGAAGGGGGCGCCGGGCCAGCAGGCGGACCCGTACGAGCGGGCCGAGGTCGTCTCGCTGCTGAAGCAGGCGGCCGACCACGACTGGGACGCGTTCCTCGCCGGCCGGGTGGAGAAACCCCTCGACGCCCTGCCGCTGGAGCTGGTGACGCGCCTCGGCTACCGCCTCCAGTATTCGCCCACGCCCCACGCGACCGAGGACGGCGGGCGGAGCCGGGGCCGCCACGGCGCCTCGGCGGAGCACTCGCTCGGCCTCAGCTTCACGCCCGACGGCCGCGTCAGCAACATCGTCCCGGGCATGCCCGGCGACCGCGCCGGGCTCGCACCCGGCATGAAGATGATCGGCGTGAATGATCGCGTCTTCAGCCCCCAGCGGCTGGAGGACGCCCTGGCCGACAGCGTCGCGCTCCGCAAGATCGACCTCCTCATCCTGGAGGGGGACCGCTTCCGGACGCTCTCCATCGCCTACGACGGCGGGCCGAAGTACCTGGAGCTCGTCCGCGACGAGGGCAAGCCGGACGTCCTGGAGCAGATCATGAGGCCGATCGCGCGGTGA
- a CDS encoding MFS transporter — protein MGDPFSSERPTSVRLGVLGFLAAMTFVLYLDRLCIGQAAPLIQKELGISDTWMGVVFAAFSLSYVVFEVPTGRWGDRFGSRGVLTRIVIWWSCFTALTGAASGLAMLLTIRFLFGAGEAGALPNSARVLKEWFPESTRGRAQGIITTAMMAGGAVAPRISQWLINALGWRWTFASFGLLGLTWAALFYAWFRDDPAEHPAVNDAERRLIAEGRARPADAAVVHAPIPWRRTLGNPNIWLLGVAMLTMSGIYTMLGSWYPKYLQSARGVTADDSSWLSSMVLGAGAAGCLLGGWLTDTLVRVTGNRRWGRTAQATAGAGLTAACLFLSLRTDSVFLSSVLVAAACFGVQVQVPAWWASATQVSGRHVGALFGLMNTVGNIGGILSPPFLGFFADVMKARGYSGRDQWDPGLLVYAVVAILGLVLWSLIDPTRGVDEAEAGEAA, from the coding sequence ATGGGCGATCCGTTTTCCTCGGAGCGGCCGACGTCCGTCCGCCTGGGGGTGCTCGGCTTCCTGGCCGCCATGACCTTCGTCCTCTACCTGGACCGGCTCTGCATCGGCCAGGCCGCGCCGCTCATCCAGAAGGAGCTGGGCATCTCGGACACCTGGATGGGCGTGGTCTTCGCCGCGTTCAGCCTGTCCTACGTGGTCTTCGAGGTCCCCACCGGGCGCTGGGGCGACCGCTTCGGCTCGCGCGGGGTCCTCACGCGGATCGTGATCTGGTGGTCGTGCTTCACGGCGCTGACGGGGGCGGCGAGCGGCCTGGCCATGCTGCTGACGATCCGCTTCCTCTTCGGGGCGGGCGAGGCCGGGGCGCTGCCGAACTCGGCGAGGGTCCTCAAGGAGTGGTTCCCGGAGTCCACCCGGGGCAGGGCCCAGGGGATCATCACCACGGCCATGATGGCCGGCGGCGCGGTGGCGCCCCGGATCTCGCAGTGGCTGATCAACGCGCTGGGCTGGCGCTGGACCTTCGCCAGCTTCGGGCTCCTCGGCCTGACCTGGGCGGCCCTCTTCTACGCCTGGTTCCGCGACGACCCCGCGGAGCACCCCGCCGTCAACGACGCCGAGCGCCGGCTGATCGCCGAGGGGAGGGCCAGGCCCGCGGACGCCGCCGTCGTCCACGCGCCGATCCCCTGGCGGCGGACGCTGGGGAATCCCAACATCTGGCTGCTCGGCGTGGCGATGCTGACGATGTCCGGCATCTACACCATGCTGGGCTCCTGGTATCCCAAGTACCTCCAGTCCGCGCGCGGGGTGACCGCGGACGACTCGAGCTGGCTGTCGAGCATGGTCCTGGGGGCCGGGGCGGCGGGCTGCCTGCTGGGCGGCTGGCTGACCGACACCCTGGTGCGGGTCACCGGCAACCGTCGCTGGGGGCGGACCGCGCAGGCGACCGCCGGTGCCGGGCTGACGGCGGCCTGCCTCTTCCTGAGCCTCCGGACGGACTCGGTCTTCCTCTCCTCGGTCCTCGTCGCGGCCGCCTGCTTCGGCGTGCAGGTCCAGGTCCCCGCCTGGTGGGCGAGCGCCACCCAGGTCAGCGGGCGGCACGTCGGGGCCCTCTTCGGGCTCATGAACACGGTGGGCAACATCGGCGGGATCCTCTCACCGCCCTTCCTCGGCTTCTTCGCCGACGTCATGAAGGCCCGCGGCTATTCCGGCCGCGACCAGTGGGATCCCGGCCTGCTCGTCTACGCCGTCGTGGCGATCCTGGGCCTGGTCCTCTGGAGCCTGATCGACCCCACCCGCGGCGTGGACGAGGCGGAAGCCGGCGAGGCGGCCTGA
- a CDS encoding transposase, with translation MDDDVFSTVVLEKLPLAESVWRLLHYTMDEAWLVDLWDRNRGRCYERELKFSTLAHLVSDALLQHDGSGRKSFERAQEERILNVSIPSPYAKLATLPVALSEAFLEGGSRRMQAVLPEDLAVDPLPPCLEGYDVFGADGKAVKHVKRLLKSLRNLQAGILGARASVGLNLRTGLVVGMVGHLDGEAGEAALTEDLLPRLATAAARSGKPWVAVLDRLYCNLSFPRRVLDAGGHFLIRYCSNTTFVPDAKRPARAGRDSRGRRIVQEWGWLGKVEKGSRVYVRRITLDLGGGKSIGVVTDLLDEEEFPAEALLATYHGRWGIEEAFHQITEVFSLKRLIGTGPKAVLYQMSFCLLLYNALQVVRLHLASHQACAAEKISNEKLFDDVQRQMISVDELIEADVLLGMLGAVPSADELRSRLQERLGGVWSKRWWKAPSSGGGGHKKEKKRVLGNHTSTYRVLQQARE, from the coding sequence ATGGACGACGACGTCTTTTCCACCGTCGTTCTTGAGAAGCTTCCTTTGGCGGAGTCGGTGTGGCGCCTGCTCCACTACACGATGGATGAAGCCTGGCTGGTGGACCTCTGGGATCGGAACCGCGGCCGCTGCTACGAGCGCGAATTGAAATTCAGCACGCTGGCCCATCTCGTCTCCGACGCCCTGCTGCAGCACGACGGGAGTGGCCGAAAGTCCTTCGAGCGGGCGCAGGAAGAGAGGATCTTGAACGTCTCGATCCCCTCGCCCTACGCGAAGCTCGCGACGCTCCCCGTGGCCCTGAGCGAGGCCTTTCTCGAGGGAGGCAGCCGGCGGATGCAGGCGGTCTTGCCCGAGGACCTGGCCGTCGATCCCCTGCCGCCCTGCTTGGAGGGCTACGACGTCTTTGGCGCCGACGGCAAGGCGGTCAAACACGTCAAGCGGTTGCTCAAGTCGTTGCGCAACCTGCAGGCGGGTATCCTGGGCGCGCGCGCCTCGGTGGGCTTGAACCTGAGGACGGGGCTGGTCGTGGGCATGGTCGGCCATCTCGACGGCGAAGCCGGCGAGGCGGCGCTGACCGAGGACCTCCTGCCCCGTCTGGCCACGGCCGCGGCCCGGTCGGGGAAGCCGTGGGTGGCCGTGCTCGACCGGCTCTACTGCAACTTGAGCTTCCCGCGGCGGGTGCTGGACGCCGGGGGCCATTTCCTCATCCGCTACTGCAGCAATACGACCTTCGTCCCCGATGCGAAGAGGCCGGCCCGTGCCGGCCGCGACTCCCGCGGGAGGCGGATCGTTCAGGAGTGGGGGTGGCTGGGCAAGGTCGAGAAGGGTAGTCGGGTGTACGTGCGCCGGATCACGCTCGACCTCGGCGGCGGCAAGTCGATCGGCGTCGTCACGGATCTGTTGGATGAGGAGGAGTTCCCCGCGGAGGCCCTGCTCGCGACGTATCACGGCAGGTGGGGGATCGAGGAGGCCTTTCACCAGATCACCGAGGTGTTCTCGTTGAAGCGCCTGATCGGCACCGGGCCGAAGGCCGTGCTCTATCAGATGTCGTTCTGCCTGCTGTTGTACAACGCGTTGCAGGTGGTGCGGCTTCACCTGGCCTCGCATCAGGCATGCGCGGCGGAGAAGATCTCCAACGAGAAGCTGTTCGACGACGTGCAGCGGCAGATGATCTCGGTCGACGAGTTGATCGAGGCGGACGTCCTGCTTGGCATGCTCGGTGCGGTGCCGTCCGCGGATGAGTTGCGCTCGCGTTTGCAGGAGCGCCTGGGCGGGGTATGGAGCAAGCGCTGGTGGAAGGCGCCGAGCTCCGGGGGAGGCGGGCACAAGAAGGAGAAGAAGCGCGTGCTCGGTAACCATACCTCGACCTACCGTGTGCTTCAGCAAGCCCGCGAATAA